One segment of Panthera uncia isolate 11264 chromosome A3 unlocalized genomic scaffold, Puncia_PCG_1.0 HiC_scaffold_12, whole genome shotgun sequence DNA contains the following:
- the CIAO1 gene encoding probable cytosolic iron-sulfur protein assembly protein CIAO1, with amino-acid sequence MKDSLVLLARVPAHPDSRCWFLAWNPAGTLLASCGGDRRVRIWGTEGDSWICKSVLSEGHQRTVRKVAWSPCGNYLASASFDATTCIWKKNQDDFECVTTLEGHENEVKSVAWAPSGNLLATCSRDKSVWVWEVDEEDEYECVSVLNSHTQDVKHVVWHPSQELLASASYDDTVKLYREEEDDWVCYATLEGHESTVWSLAFDPSGQRLASCSDDRTVRIWRQYLPNNEQGVACSGSDPSWKCICTLSGFHSRTIYDVAWCQLTGALATACGDDAIRVFEEDPSSDPQQPTFSLTAHLPQAHSQDVNCVAWNPKEQGLLASCSDDGEVAFWKYQRPEGI; translated from the exons ATGAAGGACTCGCTGGTGCTGCTGGCCCGCGTCCCGGCACACCCGGACTCCCGCTGCTGGTTCTTGGCCTGGAACCCCGCGGGAACCTTGCTGGCGTCGTGCGGTGGTGACCGTAGAGTCCGCATCTGGGGAACAGAAG GTGACAGCTGGATCTGCAAATCTGTCCTTTCCGAAGGCCACCAGCGCACTGTGCGGAAGGTGGCCTGGTCTCCCTGTGGCAATTACCTAGCCTCTGCCAGTTTCGATGCTACCACGTGCATTTGGAAAAAGAACCAGGATGACTTTGAG TGTGTAACGACTCTGGAGGGCCATGAAAATGAGGTCAAGTCAGTGGCCTGGGCTCCTTCTGGCAACCTCCTTGCCACCTGCAGCCGAGATAAGAGTGTGTGGGTCTGGGAAG tTGATGAAGAAGATGAGTATGAATGTGTCAGTGTCCTCAACTCTCATACACAGGATGTCAAGCATGTGGTTTGGCACCCAAGCCAAGAG ctgTTAGCCTCTGCCAGCTATGATGACACAGTGAAGCTCTACCGGGAGGAAGAGGATGATTGGGTATGCTATGCCACCCTTGAAGGCCATGAATCCACGGTGTGGAGCTTAGCCTTTGACCCCAGTGGCCAGCGCCTGGCGTCTTGCAGTGATGACCGTACTGTGCGTATCTGGCGCCAGTATCTACCAAACAACGAGCAAG GGGTGGCATGCAGCGGCTCTGACCCCAGCTGGAAATGTATCTGCACTTTGTCAGGCTTCCACTCCAGGACCATTTACGACGTTGCTTG GTGTCAGCTGACAGGGGCCCTGGCCACAGCTTGTGGGGATGATGCCATCCGTGTGTTTGAGGAGGATCCCAGCTCAGATCCACAGCAGCCCACCTTCTCCCTGACAGCCCACTTGCCTCAGGCCCACTCCCAGGATGTCAATTGTGTGGCCTGGAACCCTAAGGAGCAGGGGCTCCTGGCCTCCTGCAGTGACGACGGGGAGGTGGCCTTCTGGAAGTATCAGCGACCAGAAGGCATCTGA